A genomic window from Rhizobium sp. 007 includes:
- the thrC gene encoding threonine synthase — translation MKNVDYISTRGEAPSLGFCDALLTGLARDGGLYVPRQWPHFSKKEIRALRGKSYQEIAFAILSPFTNDEIPAATFRAMIDEAYGTFRHPAIAPLVQTGPNSFVMELFHGTTLAFKDVAMQLLARLMDYALEKRGERATIIGATSGDTGGAAIDAFAGRERTDIFILFPHGKISPVQQRQMTTSTAPNVHALAVKGNFDDCQNLVKAMFNDAAFRDKVRLSGVNSINWARIMAQIVYYFTTAITLGGPDRKISFTVPTGNFGDIFAGYAAKRMGLPIGKLVIATNENDILARTMKTGRYDMKKVKATTSPSMDIQISSNFERLLFEAYDRDASKVRHAMDSLKQSNGFEIAPKALAAIKKDFRAGRASEKQVAQTIKNTYAETGYLLDPHSAIGVFVAAKHDKPNTPMVTLATAHPAKFPAAVKSASGIDPALPTWLAGLMLKEERFQVVDPELKAVEGFIGKHART, via the coding sequence ATGAAGAACGTGGACTATATCTCGACCCGCGGCGAGGCCCCATCTCTCGGCTTTTGCGATGCGTTGCTGACGGGTCTTGCGCGCGACGGCGGCCTGTATGTCCCGCGGCAATGGCCGCATTTCTCCAAGAAGGAAATCCGGGCGCTGCGCGGCAAGAGCTACCAGGAGATCGCGTTTGCGATCCTATCGCCCTTTACGAACGACGAAATCCCCGCCGCCACATTCCGGGCGATGATCGACGAGGCCTACGGCACCTTCCGCCATCCGGCGATCGCCCCGCTCGTCCAGACGGGACCGAACAGCTTCGTCATGGAGCTTTTCCATGGCACCACGCTCGCCTTCAAGGACGTGGCGATGCAGCTTCTGGCACGCCTGATGGACTATGCGCTGGAAAAGCGGGGCGAGCGCGCGACGATCATTGGCGCAACGTCGGGCGATACGGGCGGTGCGGCCATCGACGCCTTCGCCGGCCGCGAGCGCACCGATATTTTCATCCTCTTCCCGCACGGCAAGATCTCGCCGGTGCAGCAGCGGCAAATGACGACCTCGACGGCTCCCAATGTCCATGCGCTGGCGGTCAAGGGCAATTTCGACGACTGCCAAAATCTCGTCAAAGCGATGTTCAACGACGCCGCCTTCCGCGACAAGGTTCGCCTTTCCGGTGTCAACTCGATCAACTGGGCGCGCATCATGGCCCAGATCGTCTATTACTTCACGACGGCGATCACACTCGGCGGGCCCGATCGTAAGATTTCGTTTACGGTACCGACCGGCAATTTCGGCGACATTTTCGCGGGCTATGCGGCCAAACGCATGGGCCTGCCGATCGGCAAGCTGGTGATCGCGACCAACGAGAACGACATCCTCGCCCGCACGATGAAGACCGGCCGCTACGACATGAAGAAGGTCAAGGCGACGACCTCGCCGTCGATGGACATTCAGATTTCCTCGAATTTCGAGCGCCTGCTTTTCGAAGCCTATGATCGGGACGCTTCCAAGGTGCGCCATGCGATGGACAGCCTGAAGCAGTCGAATGGCTTCGAGATCGCGCCGAAGGCGCTTGCCGCCATCAAGAAGGACTTCCGCGCCGGCCGCGCCAGCGAGAAGCAGGTGGCGCAGACGATCAAGAATACCTACGCCGAAACCGGCTACCTTCTCGACCCGCATTCGGCAATCGGCGTCTTCGTTGCCGCCAAGCACGACAAGCCGAACACTCCGATGGTGACGCTTGCGACCGCGCACCCGGCAAAATTCCCCGCCGCGGTAAAATCCGCCTCCGGTATTGACCCGGCGCTTCCGACGTGGCTTGCTGGACTGATGCTTAAGGAGGAGCGCTTCCAAGTCGTCGATCCGGAACTTAAGGCCGTTGAAGGTTTTATCGGCAAGCACGCCCGGACGTGA
- a CDS encoding HAD family hydrolase yields MDGFDLIIFDCDGVLVDSEIIAADVESKLLTDAGYPISVEEMAERFAGMTWKNILLQVEREASIPLSASLLDKSEKLLDLRLERDVQAIPGVEFAISRLDLKRCVCSNSSAHRLDMMLGKVGLKELFAPNVFSAKDLGPDRVKPKPDIFLHGAETMGVSPSKTVVVEDSVHGIHAARDAGMRVIGFTGASHTYSSHADRLTDAGAETVISRMKDLPGVVDALSEWAGVL; encoded by the coding sequence ATGGACGGCTTCGACCTCATTATCTTCGACTGCGACGGCGTTCTGGTCGATTCCGAAATCATAGCGGCGGATGTGGAGTCCAAGCTTCTGACCGACGCAGGCTATCCGATCAGCGTCGAAGAGATGGCGGAGCGCTTCGCAGGCATGACCTGGAAGAACATTCTTCTGCAGGTAGAACGCGAAGCGAGCATTCCGCTTTCCGCCTCGCTGCTCGACAAATCCGAAAAGCTGCTCGACCTGCGCCTCGAACGGGACGTGCAGGCCATTCCCGGCGTCGAGTTCGCCATCTCGCGCCTTGATCTGAAGCGTTGCGTCTGCTCGAATTCCAGCGCGCACCGACTCGACATGATGCTTGGCAAGGTGGGACTGAAGGAGCTATTTGCTCCAAACGTCTTTTCCGCAAAAGATCTCGGGCCGGATCGCGTCAAGCCGAAGCCGGACATCTTCCTGCATGGCGCCGAGACGATGGGAGTCTCGCCGTCGAAGACGGTCGTCGTGGAAGATTCTGTCCATGGCATCCATGCGGCACGCGATGCCGGCATGCGCGTCATCGGCTTCACCGGCGCATCACATACCTATTCCTCGCACGCCGACCGCCTGACGGATGCCGGCGCGGAGACGGTCATCTCGCGGATGAAGGATCTGCCGGGCGTCGTTGATGCTCTTTCGGAATGGGCTGGCGTTCTCTAA
- a CDS encoding metalloregulator ArsR/SmtB family transcription factor, with translation MKEGPDIAQIGALIGDPARANMLAALSGGRALTATELAEVGGITLQTASTHLAKLETGGLLTQRKQGRHRYFTLADEATALLIESMMGFAASRGHLRHRPGPKEPALRKARICYDHLAGDYGVRMLDSLMASGAIDAIGEGLSVTPKGESRLQCIGIDVSGLKSSRRPLCRSCLDWSERRAHLAGSLGKALLSTFFDRGWARRTAGSRSVIFSPEGEQQFLSLFPLEA, from the coding sequence ATGAAAGAAGGACCGGATATTGCCCAGATCGGAGCGCTGATCGGCGATCCTGCCCGCGCCAACATGCTGGCTGCGCTGTCGGGCGGCCGGGCCTTGACGGCGACCGAGCTTGCGGAAGTGGGTGGCATCACCCTTCAGACGGCGAGCACGCATCTCGCCAAGCTCGAAACCGGCGGCCTGCTTACTCAGCGAAAGCAGGGCCGCCACCGCTATTTCACACTCGCAGACGAAGCAACTGCCCTGCTGATCGAGAGCATGATGGGTTTCGCCGCCAGCCGCGGACATCTGCGCCACCGGCCGGGTCCGAAGGAACCGGCGCTGCGCAAGGCGCGCATCTGCTACGACCATCTGGCCGGCGATTACGGCGTGCGCATGCTCGACAGTCTGATGGCTTCGGGTGCGATCGACGCAATCGGCGAAGGATTGTCGGTCACCCCGAAAGGCGAGAGCCGGCTGCAATGCATCGGAATAGATGTCTCCGGCCTCAAATCGTCCCGCCGCCCGCTCTGCCGCTCTTGCCTCGACTGGAGCGAGCGCCGCGCGCATCTGGCGGGCAGTCTCGGCAAGGCGCTGCTTTCGACTTTCTTCGACAGGGGCTGGGCGCGGCGGACGGCGGGAAGCCGCTCGGTGATCTTTTCGCCCGAAGGCGAGCAGCAGTTCCTGTCGCTCTTTCCGCTGGAAGCCTGA
- a CDS encoding NIPSNAP family protein codes for MLTCFIRYEIDPFKKDAFTEYARAWGQAIPRNGADLIGYFGPHEGSATTAYGVYNIETLAAYEAYRARLAADPLGQENYEFAKRGRFILKEDRIFLKNVSVPHSPLVLP; via the coding sequence ATGCTGACCTGCTTCATCCGCTACGAGATCGACCCGTTCAAGAAGGATGCCTTTACCGAGTATGCCCGTGCCTGGGGGCAGGCGATACCGCGCAACGGTGCCGATCTCATCGGCTATTTCGGCCCCCACGAGGGGTCCGCGACGACCGCCTACGGCGTCTACAACATCGAAACCCTCGCCGCCTATGAGGCCTATCGCGCCCGCCTCGCAGCCGATCCGCTCGGCCAGGAGAACTACGAATTCGCCAAACGCGGGCGCTTCATCCTGAAGGAAGACCGCATCTTCCTGAAGAACGTGTCCGTCCCTCATTCTCCGCTGGTGCTGCCATGA
- a CDS encoding antibiotic biosynthesis monooxygenase — MIAVIFEVVPYMGERHKYLDLAGDLRAELEKIDGFISIERFESLTMRGKLLSLSFWRDEEAVKEWRNLEAHRAAQKAGRNGIFADYRLRIGHVVRDYGMFERGETPVDSRQVHAA, encoded by the coding sequence ATGATCGCCGTCATCTTCGAAGTCGTACCCTATATGGGCGAACGCCACAAATACCTCGACCTCGCCGGCGACTTGCGCGCCGAACTGGAAAAGATTGACGGCTTCATTTCCATCGAACGCTTCGAGAGCCTGACGATGCGCGGCAAGCTGCTATCGCTATCCTTCTGGCGTGACGAGGAGGCGGTCAAAGAGTGGCGCAATCTCGAAGCCCACCGCGCCGCGCAGAAGGCCGGCCGCAACGGCATCTTCGCCGACTACCGCCTGCGCATCGGCCATGTGGTTCGAGACTACGGCATGTTCGAGCGGGGGGAAACGCCGGTCGATAGCCGGCAGGTGCATGCAGCTTAG
- a CDS encoding nucleotidyltransferase domain-containing protein: MKRNEAIERLKRRADAIRALGATSLYLFGSVARDETGPASDLDLFIDSDPASRFNALGLIGIKLFLEDELHLPVDVHDTGQPSSPVEGQDRKFRLAGLMTPHDILRAIAIIETEIAGKPFDDCRNDNPVSLWSAP; the protein is encoded by the coding sequence GTGAAGAGAAACGAAGCCATTGAGAGACTGAAGCGACGGGCCGACGCCATCCGGGCGCTCGGTGCAACTTCGCTCTACCTTTTCGGTTCGGTCGCGCGTGACGAGACAGGCCCGGCGAGTGACCTCGACCTCTTCATCGACTCCGATCCGGCAAGCCGCTTCAACGCCCTCGGCCTCATCGGCATCAAACTCTTCCTAGAAGACGAGCTGCATCTGCCCGTCGATGTTCACGACACGGGACAACCTTCATCCCCTGTCGAAGGACAGGATCGAAAATTTCGCCTCGCAGGTCTTATGACGCCCCATGACATTCTTCGGGCAATTGCCATCATCGAGACGGAAATCGCCGGCAAGCCGTTCGACGACTGCCGGAACGACAATCCTGTCTCGCTCTGGAGCGCGCCATAG
- a CDS encoding site-specific DNA-methyltransferase has protein sequence MASVFPLADLKTSATPGSWIDTIIKGDCVAALEALPTNSVDVIFADPPYNLQLGGTLHRPDQSLVDAVDDAWDQFASFEAYDAFTRAWLLACRRVLKPTGTIWVIGSYHNIFRVGATLQDLNFWILNDIIWRKTNPMPNFKGRRFQNAHETMIWASPDAKAKSYTFNYDAMKAANDDVQMRSDWLFPICSGGERLKGDDGKKVHPTQKPEALLARVIMASSKPGDIILDPFFGSGTTGAVAKRLGRHFVGIEREQDYIDAASARIAAVEPLGKAELTVMTGKKQEVRVAFNALLESGLIKPGQVLTDARRRYSAIVRADGTVASGGEAGSIHRLGAKVQGLDACNGWTFWHFDDGQSLRPIDDLRSVIRSDLAKAELSSGLT, from the coding sequence ATGGCGTCAGTTTTTCCGCTTGCCGATCTCAAGACCTCCGCAACACCGGGTTCTTGGATCGACACGATCATCAAGGGTGATTGTGTTGCAGCCCTCGAAGCTTTGCCGACCAATTCCGTCGATGTCATATTCGCTGACCCTCCGTACAATCTCCAGCTCGGCGGCACGCTTCATCGCCCGGATCAGTCGCTTGTCGATGCCGTCGATGACGCGTGGGATCAGTTTGCGTCCTTCGAAGCCTACGACGCGTTCACCCGCGCTTGGCTGCTTGCCTGCCGCCGCGTGCTGAAGCCTACCGGCACGATCTGGGTCATCGGCTCCTATCACAATATCTTCCGGGTCGGCGCGACCCTGCAGGACCTGAACTTCTGGATTCTCAACGACATCATCTGGCGCAAGACCAACCCGATGCCGAACTTCAAGGGCCGCCGCTTCCAGAATGCCCATGAGACGATGATCTGGGCGAGCCCGGACGCGAAGGCCAAGAGCTATACCTTCAACTACGATGCGATGAAGGCTGCCAACGACGACGTGCAGATGCGCTCCGACTGGTTGTTCCCGATCTGCAGCGGCGGCGAACGGCTGAAGGGCGACGATGGCAAGAAAGTTCATCCGACGCAGAAGCCGGAGGCGCTGCTCGCCCGTGTCATCATGGCGTCGTCGAAACCCGGCGACATCATACTCGATCCGTTCTTCGGCTCCGGCACCACCGGTGCTGTCGCCAAGCGCCTCGGCCGCCACTTCGTCGGCATCGAGCGGGAACAGGACTATATCGATGCGGCCTCTGCCCGCATTGCCGCCGTCGAGCCGCTCGGCAAGGCAGAGCTGACCGTCATGACCGGCAAGAAGCAGGAGGTTCGCGTCGCCTTCAATGCACTATTGGAAAGCGGCCTCATCAAACCCGGCCAGGTGCTGACTGATGCCCGCCGCCGCTACAGTGCGATCGTCCGCGCCGACGGCACGGTTGCCTCCGGCGGCGAGGCTGGTTCGATTCATCGTCTCGGCGCGAAAGTGCAGGGGCTCGATGCATGCAACGGATGGACATTCTGGCACTTCGACGACGGGCAATCCCTGCGCCCCATCGATGATTTGCGGTCTGTGATCCGCAGTGATCTGGCGAAGGCGGAATTGAGCAGCGGCCTGACCTGA
- a CDS encoding HAD family phosphatase — MTASIHHIVFDIGKVLLHYDPNIPYSRLIPDAAERKWFFDNVCTHDWNVEQDRGRTWADAEALLIEAHPMREEHIRAFRKYWHEMVPHSYEDSVAIMEALIAEGRDVTMLTNFASDTFREAQKRFAFLTKPRGVTVSGDVGLIKPDIAIYETHTRSFGLEPAATIFIDDAPANVEGARAAGWNAVLFTGADQLRSDLADYGVRAR, encoded by the coding sequence ATGACTGCATCAATCCATCATATCGTTTTTGATATTGGCAAAGTTCTTCTCCACTACGATCCGAATATTCCCTACAGCCGCCTCATTCCCGACGCGGCCGAACGCAAGTGGTTTTTCGACAATGTCTGCACCCATGATTGGAACGTCGAGCAGGACCGCGGACGCACCTGGGCGGATGCCGAAGCTCTTCTGATTGAAGCCCATCCGATGCGGGAAGAGCATATCCGCGCCTTCCGCAAGTACTGGCACGAAATGGTGCCGCATTCCTACGAGGACAGCGTCGCGATCATGGAAGCGCTGATTGCGGAGGGCCGCGATGTCACAATGCTGACGAACTTCGCATCCGATACGTTCCGCGAGGCGCAGAAGCGCTTTGCCTTCCTGACGAAACCGCGCGGCGTCACCGTTTCCGGCGATGTCGGGTTAATCAAGCCGGATATCGCGATCTATGAAACGCATACGAGGAGCTTCGGCCTCGAGCCGGCGGCGACGATCTTCATCGACGACGCGCCTGCGAATGTCGAAGGCGCAAGGGCGGCAGGATGGAACGCCGTGCTTTTCACCGGTGCCGACCAGTTGCGCAGCGATCTTGCTGACTATGGCGTAAGGGCAAGGTGA
- the mutY gene encoding A/G-specific adenine glycosylase, producing MTSTTLDAPSATPLLDWYDRHHRDLPWRVSPPMAARGVRADPYRVWLSEVMLQQTTVQAVKPYFANFLARWPTVRDLAEAPNDDVMAAWAGLGYYARARNLKKCAEAVATQHDGVFPDTEDGLKSLPGIGDYTAAAVAAIAFNRQAAVMDGNVERVISRLYAIATPLPAGKPLMKQKVALLTPADRPGDFAQAMMDLGATICTPKRPACSLCPFRGSCEALRLHDPEQFPVKAAKKERPVRRGAAFVAVTADGEILLRRRIASGLLGGMTEVPTTAWTSRADGETSADAAPFPAQWEPCGSVTHVFTHFELRLSIYRAAIPSRIQTDDKWWEPVTNLEAQALPTIMKKAIATAIPLVFAMHKG from the coding sequence ATGACATCAACGACACTCGACGCCCCTTCCGCAACGCCTCTTCTCGACTGGTACGACCGGCATCACCGCGACCTGCCCTGGCGCGTCTCCCCGCCGATGGCGGCGCGTGGCGTGAGGGCCGATCCCTATCGCGTCTGGCTTTCGGAAGTCATGCTGCAGCAGACGACCGTGCAGGCCGTGAAGCCCTATTTTGCCAATTTCCTGGCGCGCTGGCCAACGGTTCGCGACCTCGCCGAGGCGCCGAACGACGATGTCATGGCAGCTTGGGCGGGGCTCGGCTACTACGCCCGCGCCCGCAATCTCAAGAAATGCGCAGAAGCGGTCGCCACGCAACATGACGGCGTCTTTCCGGACACGGAGGACGGCCTGAAATCGCTGCCGGGCATCGGCGACTATACGGCAGCGGCGGTCGCGGCGATCGCTTTCAACAGGCAGGCTGCCGTCATGGACGGCAATGTCGAGCGTGTGATCTCCAGGCTCTACGCGATCGCGACTCCGCTTCCGGCCGGCAAGCCGCTGATGAAGCAGAAGGTGGCGCTCTTGACGCCAGCCGACAGACCCGGCGATTTCGCGCAGGCGATGATGGATCTCGGCGCAACCATCTGTACGCCGAAACGGCCGGCATGTTCGCTCTGTCCGTTCAGGGGATCGTGCGAGGCGCTTCGCCTGCATGATCCCGAGCAGTTTCCGGTGAAGGCGGCAAAGAAGGAAAGGCCGGTCCGGCGCGGTGCAGCTTTCGTCGCCGTGACCGCTGACGGCGAAATCCTCCTGCGGCGGCGGATCGCAAGCGGGCTGCTCGGCGGCATGACGGAGGTGCCGACGACCGCTTGGACATCGCGCGCGGATGGGGAAACTTCCGCGGATGCAGCGCCCTTCCCGGCACAATGGGAACCATGCGGCAGCGTCACCCATGTCTTCACGCATTTCGAACTCCGGCTTTCGATCTACCGCGCCGCGATCCCATCACGAATTCAGACTGATGACAAATGGTGGGAGCCGGTTACAAATCTTGAAGCGCAGGCGCTGCCGACCATCATGAAAAAGGCAATCGCCACGGCTATTCCTCTTGTGTTTGCAATGCACAAGGGATGA
- a CDS encoding DUF721 domain-containing protein, whose product MSYPRKAEKQISELANGLIDPVLAKRAGINTALLGSWDEIAGEDFADCTRPEKIAWARGNEVDTYKPGVLTIACEGARALFLTHAQGELIQRINSFFGFAAVHQIRIVQKPVSQAAKRSRTPPPLKGEAARKLEDMMEGIEGDKLREAVKRLGTAVLGKRSR is encoded by the coding sequence ATGAGTTATCCACGTAAAGCTGAAAAGCAGATATCCGAACTGGCGAACGGCCTGATCGACCCGGTGCTTGCAAAACGGGCCGGCATCAACACCGCGCTGCTTGGTTCCTGGGATGAAATTGCCGGCGAGGATTTCGCCGACTGCACACGTCCGGAAAAGATCGCCTGGGCGCGCGGCAATGAAGTCGACACCTATAAACCCGGCGTCCTGACGATTGCCTGCGAAGGCGCGCGCGCTCTGTTTTTGACGCACGCGCAGGGCGAACTCATCCAGCGCATCAACAGCTTCTTCGGCTTTGCTGCCGTCCACCAGATCCGCATCGTCCAGAAGCCCGTTTCGCAAGCGGCAAAGCGCTCCCGCACTCCGCCGCCACTGAAGGGCGAGGCTGCCCGAAAGCTTGAAGACATGATGGAAGGCATCGAGGGCGACAAGCTGCGCGAGGCGGTGAAGCGGCTGGGCACTGCGGTGCTGGGCAAGCGGAGCAGATAA
- a CDS encoding DsbA family protein: MLISEMQLTKRQLLSGMAAATATLAVTGTANAAAELPQPAGDVDMAEVLKPGPLPEMGLGKEDAPVTIVEYMSMTCPHCAHFHNTTFDEIKKKYVDTGKARFIIREFPFDPAAAAAFMLARCNASKPEELSTPEQYFPMVSMLFKQQETWAAAEDRRAALLQMAKLAGFSEDSFTKCLTNQKLLDEVNATRERGSKEFGIDATPTFLINGKRYSGDMPVDTMSALIDSLL, encoded by the coding sequence ATGCTGATCTCTGAAATGCAACTGACGAAACGCCAGCTTCTGAGCGGCATGGCCGCCGCGACCGCGACACTTGCGGTTACCGGCACGGCAAACGCAGCAGCCGAACTTCCGCAGCCGGCTGGTGATGTCGACATGGCGGAAGTGCTGAAGCCCGGCCCGCTGCCAGAAATGGGGCTCGGCAAAGAAGATGCGCCGGTGACCATCGTCGAATATATGTCGATGACCTGCCCGCATTGCGCCCACTTCCACAACACAACCTTCGACGAGATCAAGAAGAAATACGTGGACACCGGCAAGGCGCGTTTCATCATCCGCGAATTCCCGTTCGATCCGGCCGCTGCAGCAGCCTTCATGCTCGCTCGCTGCAACGCTTCCAAGCCGGAAGAATTGAGCACGCCGGAACAGTATTTTCCGATGGTTTCCATGCTTTTCAAGCAGCAGGAAACCTGGGCCGCCGCTGAAGATCGCCGTGCTGCACTTCTCCAGATGGCCAAACTCGCTGGATTTAGTGAGGATAGTTTTACGAAGTGCTTGACGAACCAGAAGCTTCTGGATGAAGTGAACGCCACGCGGGAAAGGGGCTCCAAGGAGTTCGGCATCGATGCCACGCCGACTTTCCTCATCAACGGGAAGCGTTATTCTGGAGACATGCCGGTTGACACCATGTCGGCCCTCATCGACAGCCTGCTTTGA